The following proteins are encoded in a genomic region of Gossypium hirsutum isolate 1008001.06 chromosome D05, Gossypium_hirsutum_v2.1, whole genome shotgun sequence:
- the LOC107944382 gene encoding protein PLASTID TRANSCRIPTIONALLY ACTIVE 14 isoform X4, with the protein MEIPLELMLTIRQKLPWMFFPDIVPLGHPIFDIKNSTNPETDWDLRLACLLLYAFDKEDNFWQLYGDFLPSADECTSLLLATEDDLSQLQDPDLVSTMKNQQLRALEFWEKNWHSGVPLKIKRLARDPERFIWAVSIAQSRCINMQVRIGALVQDANMLIPYADMLNHSFQPNCFLHWRFKDRMVEVMINAGQRIRKGEEMTINYMNGQQNQMLMQRYGFSSSVNPWDSIPFSGNAHVHLDSFLSVFNISGLPGEYYHNSQLADKGDNFVDGAVIAAARTLPTWSDGDVPLIPSMERKAVKELQEECQQLLAQFPTTSAQDQKLLESMPEARRTLETAIKYRLHRKLFIEKVIEALDIYQERILL; encoded by the exons ATGGAAATACCTTTGGAATTGATGTTGACAATAAGGCAGAAGTTGCCATGGATGTTCTTCCCGGATATAGTGCCACTAGGTCATCCCATATTTGATATCAAAAACTCAACCAATCCTGAG ACAGATTGGGATCTGAGATTGGCATGCCTTCTCTTGTATGCATTTGATAAGGAGGATAACTTTTGGCAACTATATGGAGACTTCTTACCTAGTGCTGATGAGTGCACTAGCTTGCTTCTTGCTACTGAG GACGACCTCTCACAGCTGCAGGATCCTGATCTTGTTTCAACTATGAAAAATCAACAATTAAGAGCCTTAGAATTTTGGGAAAAGAACTGG CATTCCGGTGTTCCTCTGAAAATAAAGCGCCTTGCTCGTGATCCTGAGAGATTCATTTGGGCTGTTAGCATTGCACAGTCACGATGCATTAACATGCAAGTTAGGATCGGTGCACTAGTTCAAGATGCAAATATGCTAATTCCCTATGCTG ACATGCTAAATCATTCATTTCAGCCAAACTGTTTTCTCCATTGGCGTtttaaggatcgcatggttgaGGTGATGATAAACGCTGGACAAAGGATTAGAAAAGGAGAGGAG ATGACCATCAATTACATGAATGGACAGCAAAATCAGATGCTCATGCAACGATATGGATTCTCATCATCTGTG AATCCTTGGGATTCAATACCATTCTCCGGCAACGCACATGTTCACTTGGACTCTTTCTTGTCGGTCTTCAATATATCTGGTCTCCCTGGAGAGTATTATCATAACA GTCAGTTAGCAGATAAAGGAGATAATTTTGTTGACGGGGCAGTCATAGCTGCTGCAAGAACATTGCCCACATGGTCAGATGGCGATGTTCCGCTGATCCCTAGCATGGAAAGGAAAGCTGTGAAGGAGTTACAAGAAGAATGTCAGCAGTTGCTTGCACAGTTTCCTACAACTTCCGCGCAAGACCAAAAATTACTAG AATCTATGCCAGAAGCAAGGAGGACACTTGAAACAGCAATCAA GTACAGATTGCACCGGAAACTATTCATCGAGAAGGTTATCGAGGCATTGGACATCTATCAAGAGCGTATATTGTTGTAG
- the LOC107944382 gene encoding protein PLASTID TRANSCRIPTIONALLY ACTIVE 14 isoform X2: protein MAASFVPLHHVSGCFTYACPEREYRRTHFHSHGWSPAPATKYRLRPINASVGTPSFPLFQPTPVQESPSQLEPADPDFYKIGYVRSMRAYGIEFKEGPDGFGVYASKDVEPLRRARVIMEIPLELMLTIRQKLPWMFFPDIVPLGHPIFDIKNSTNPETDWDLRLACLLLYAFDKEDNFWQLYGDFLPSADECTSLLLATEDDLSQLQDPDLVSTMKNQQLRALEFWEKNWHSGVPLKIKRLARDPERFIWAVSIAQSRCINMQVRIGALVQDANMLIPYADMLNHSFQPNCFLHWRFKDRMVEVMINAGQRIRKGEEMTINYMNGQQNQMLMQRYGFSSSVNPWDSIPFSGNAHVHLDSFLSVFNISGLPGEYYHNNKGDNFVDGAVIAAARTLPTWSDGDVPLIPSMERKAVKELQEECQQLLAQFPTTSAQDQKLLESMPEARRTLETAIKYRLHRKLFIEKVIEALDIYQERILL, encoded by the exons ATGGCGGCCTCATTTGTTCCCCTTCATCATGTCAGTGGGTGCTTCACCTATGCTTGTCCAGAAAGAGAATATCGTCGTACTCATTTTCATAGTCATGGGTGGTCACCAGCACCAGCGACCAAGTATCGTTTGAGACCCATTAATGCTTCGGTTGGAACTCCTTCGTTTCCACTCTTTCAGCCTACCCCAGTTCAAGAATCTCCTTCTCAG TTGGAGCCTGCGGACCCTGATTTCTACAAGATAGGTTATGTTCGAAGTATGAGAGCTTATGGAATTGAGTTTAAGGAAGGTCCTGATGGTTTTGGAGTCTATGCCTCCAAAGATGTTGAACCTCTTCGTCGTGCTAGA GTAATTATGGAAATACCTTTGGAATTGATGTTGACAATAAGGCAGAAGTTGCCATGGATGTTCTTCCCGGATATAGTGCCACTAGGTCATCCCATATTTGATATCAAAAACTCAACCAATCCTGAG ACAGATTGGGATCTGAGATTGGCATGCCTTCTCTTGTATGCATTTGATAAGGAGGATAACTTTTGGCAACTATATGGAGACTTCTTACCTAGTGCTGATGAGTGCACTAGCTTGCTTCTTGCTACTGAG GACGACCTCTCACAGCTGCAGGATCCTGATCTTGTTTCAACTATGAAAAATCAACAATTAAGAGCCTTAGAATTTTGGGAAAAGAACTGG CATTCCGGTGTTCCTCTGAAAATAAAGCGCCTTGCTCGTGATCCTGAGAGATTCATTTGGGCTGTTAGCATTGCACAGTCACGATGCATTAACATGCAAGTTAGGATCGGTGCACTAGTTCAAGATGCAAATATGCTAATTCCCTATGCTG ACATGCTAAATCATTCATTTCAGCCAAACTGTTTTCTCCATTGGCGTtttaaggatcgcatggttgaGGTGATGATAAACGCTGGACAAAGGATTAGAAAAGGAGAGGAG ATGACCATCAATTACATGAATGGACAGCAAAATCAGATGCTCATGCAACGATATGGATTCTCATCATCTGTG AATCCTTGGGATTCAATACCATTCTCCGGCAACGCACATGTTCACTTGGACTCTTTCTTGTCGGTCTTCAATATATCTGGTCTCCCTGGAGAGTATTATCATAACA ATAAAGGAGATAATTTTGTTGACGGGGCAGTCATAGCTGCTGCAAGAACATTGCCCACATGGTCAGATGGCGATGTTCCGCTGATCCCTAGCATGGAAAGGAAAGCTGTGAAGGAGTTACAAGAAGAATGTCAGCAGTTGCTTGCACAGTTTCCTACAACTTCCGCGCAAGACCAAAAATTACTAG AATCTATGCCAGAAGCAAGGAGGACACTTGAAACAGCAATCAA GTACAGATTGCACCGGAAACTATTCATCGAGAAGGTTATCGAGGCATTGGACATCTATCAAGAGCGTATATTGTTGTAG
- the LOC107944382 gene encoding protein PLASTID TRANSCRIPTIONALLY ACTIVE 14 isoform X3 gives MAASFVPLHHVSGCFTYACPEREYRRTHFHSHGWSPAPATKYRLRPINASVGTPSFPLFQPTPVQESPSQLEPADPDFYKIGYVRSMRAYGIEFKEGPDGFGVYASKDVEPLRRARVIMEIPLELMLTIRQKLPWMFFPDIVPLGHPIFDIKNSTNPETDWDLRLACLLLYAFDKEDNFWQLYGDFLPSADECTSLLLATEDDLSQLQDPDLVSTMKNQQLRALEFWEKNWHSGVPLKIKRLARDPERFIWAVSIAQSRCINMQVRIGALVQDANMLIPYADMLNHSFQPNCFLHWRFKDRMVEVMINAGQRIRKGEENPWDSIPFSGNAHVHLDSFLSVFNISGLPGEYYHNSQLADKGDNFVDGAVIAAARTLPTWSDGDVPLIPSMERKAVKELQEECQQLLAQFPTTSAQDQKLLESMPEARRTLETAIKYRLHRKLFIEKVIEALDIYQERILL, from the exons ATGGCGGCCTCATTTGTTCCCCTTCATCATGTCAGTGGGTGCTTCACCTATGCTTGTCCAGAAAGAGAATATCGTCGTACTCATTTTCATAGTCATGGGTGGTCACCAGCACCAGCGACCAAGTATCGTTTGAGACCCATTAATGCTTCGGTTGGAACTCCTTCGTTTCCACTCTTTCAGCCTACCCCAGTTCAAGAATCTCCTTCTCAG TTGGAGCCTGCGGACCCTGATTTCTACAAGATAGGTTATGTTCGAAGTATGAGAGCTTATGGAATTGAGTTTAAGGAAGGTCCTGATGGTTTTGGAGTCTATGCCTCCAAAGATGTTGAACCTCTTCGTCGTGCTAGA GTAATTATGGAAATACCTTTGGAATTGATGTTGACAATAAGGCAGAAGTTGCCATGGATGTTCTTCCCGGATATAGTGCCACTAGGTCATCCCATATTTGATATCAAAAACTCAACCAATCCTGAG ACAGATTGGGATCTGAGATTGGCATGCCTTCTCTTGTATGCATTTGATAAGGAGGATAACTTTTGGCAACTATATGGAGACTTCTTACCTAGTGCTGATGAGTGCACTAGCTTGCTTCTTGCTACTGAG GACGACCTCTCACAGCTGCAGGATCCTGATCTTGTTTCAACTATGAAAAATCAACAATTAAGAGCCTTAGAATTTTGGGAAAAGAACTGG CATTCCGGTGTTCCTCTGAAAATAAAGCGCCTTGCTCGTGATCCTGAGAGATTCATTTGGGCTGTTAGCATTGCACAGTCACGATGCATTAACATGCAAGTTAGGATCGGTGCACTAGTTCAAGATGCAAATATGCTAATTCCCTATGCTG ACATGCTAAATCATTCATTTCAGCCAAACTGTTTTCTCCATTGGCGTtttaaggatcgcatggttgaGGTGATGATAAACGCTGGACAAAGGATTAGAAAAGGAGAGGAG AATCCTTGGGATTCAATACCATTCTCCGGCAACGCACATGTTCACTTGGACTCTTTCTTGTCGGTCTTCAATATATCTGGTCTCCCTGGAGAGTATTATCATAACA GTCAGTTAGCAGATAAAGGAGATAATTTTGTTGACGGGGCAGTCATAGCTGCTGCAAGAACATTGCCCACATGGTCAGATGGCGATGTTCCGCTGATCCCTAGCATGGAAAGGAAAGCTGTGAAGGAGTTACAAGAAGAATGTCAGCAGTTGCTTGCACAGTTTCCTACAACTTCCGCGCAAGACCAAAAATTACTAG AATCTATGCCAGAAGCAAGGAGGACACTTGAAACAGCAATCAA GTACAGATTGCACCGGAAACTATTCATCGAGAAGGTTATCGAGGCATTGGACATCTATCAAGAGCGTATATTGTTGTAG
- the LOC107944382 gene encoding protein PLASTID TRANSCRIPTIONALLY ACTIVE 14 isoform X1, with amino-acid sequence MAASFVPLHHVSGCFTYACPEREYRRTHFHSHGWSPAPATKYRLRPINASVGTPSFPLFQPTPVQESPSQLEPADPDFYKIGYVRSMRAYGIEFKEGPDGFGVYASKDVEPLRRARVIMEIPLELMLTIRQKLPWMFFPDIVPLGHPIFDIKNSTNPETDWDLRLACLLLYAFDKEDNFWQLYGDFLPSADECTSLLLATEDDLSQLQDPDLVSTMKNQQLRALEFWEKNWHSGVPLKIKRLARDPERFIWAVSIAQSRCINMQVRIGALVQDANMLIPYADMLNHSFQPNCFLHWRFKDRMVEVMINAGQRIRKGEEMTINYMNGQQNQMLMQRYGFSSSVNPWDSIPFSGNAHVHLDSFLSVFNISGLPGEYYHNSQLADKGDNFVDGAVIAAARTLPTWSDGDVPLIPSMERKAVKELQEECQQLLAQFPTTSAQDQKLLESMPEARRTLETAIKYRLHRKLFIEKVIEALDIYQERILL; translated from the exons ATGGCGGCCTCATTTGTTCCCCTTCATCATGTCAGTGGGTGCTTCACCTATGCTTGTCCAGAAAGAGAATATCGTCGTACTCATTTTCATAGTCATGGGTGGTCACCAGCACCAGCGACCAAGTATCGTTTGAGACCCATTAATGCTTCGGTTGGAACTCCTTCGTTTCCACTCTTTCAGCCTACCCCAGTTCAAGAATCTCCTTCTCAG TTGGAGCCTGCGGACCCTGATTTCTACAAGATAGGTTATGTTCGAAGTATGAGAGCTTATGGAATTGAGTTTAAGGAAGGTCCTGATGGTTTTGGAGTCTATGCCTCCAAAGATGTTGAACCTCTTCGTCGTGCTAGA GTAATTATGGAAATACCTTTGGAATTGATGTTGACAATAAGGCAGAAGTTGCCATGGATGTTCTTCCCGGATATAGTGCCACTAGGTCATCCCATATTTGATATCAAAAACTCAACCAATCCTGAG ACAGATTGGGATCTGAGATTGGCATGCCTTCTCTTGTATGCATTTGATAAGGAGGATAACTTTTGGCAACTATATGGAGACTTCTTACCTAGTGCTGATGAGTGCACTAGCTTGCTTCTTGCTACTGAG GACGACCTCTCACAGCTGCAGGATCCTGATCTTGTTTCAACTATGAAAAATCAACAATTAAGAGCCTTAGAATTTTGGGAAAAGAACTGG CATTCCGGTGTTCCTCTGAAAATAAAGCGCCTTGCTCGTGATCCTGAGAGATTCATTTGGGCTGTTAGCATTGCACAGTCACGATGCATTAACATGCAAGTTAGGATCGGTGCACTAGTTCAAGATGCAAATATGCTAATTCCCTATGCTG ACATGCTAAATCATTCATTTCAGCCAAACTGTTTTCTCCATTGGCGTtttaaggatcgcatggttgaGGTGATGATAAACGCTGGACAAAGGATTAGAAAAGGAGAGGAG ATGACCATCAATTACATGAATGGACAGCAAAATCAGATGCTCATGCAACGATATGGATTCTCATCATCTGTG AATCCTTGGGATTCAATACCATTCTCCGGCAACGCACATGTTCACTTGGACTCTTTCTTGTCGGTCTTCAATATATCTGGTCTCCCTGGAGAGTATTATCATAACA GTCAGTTAGCAGATAAAGGAGATAATTTTGTTGACGGGGCAGTCATAGCTGCTGCAAGAACATTGCCCACATGGTCAGATGGCGATGTTCCGCTGATCCCTAGCATGGAAAGGAAAGCTGTGAAGGAGTTACAAGAAGAATGTCAGCAGTTGCTTGCACAGTTTCCTACAACTTCCGCGCAAGACCAAAAATTACTAG AATCTATGCCAGAAGCAAGGAGGACACTTGAAACAGCAATCAA GTACAGATTGCACCGGAAACTATTCATCGAGAAGGTTATCGAGGCATTGGACATCTATCAAGAGCGTATATTGTTGTAG